The segment CATGACCGACCCCGGCATGGCCGACCGCACGTACATCGAGCCGCTCACCGTCGAGAGCCTGGCCCGGATCATCGAGAAGGAGCGGCCTGACGCGCTGCTGCCCAACCTCGGCGGCCAGACGGGTCTCAACCTCGCCGCCAGCCTCTATCGCGAAGGGGTGTTGGCGAAGCACGGCGTCGAGATCATCGGCGTCAAGGAAGACGCCATCGAGCGCGGTGAGGACCGGATCGCTTTCAAAGCAACCATGGCGAAGCTCGGCATCCCGGTGCCGCGTTCGGAGCCAAGCCTCTCGGTCGAGGAGGCCGAAGCGATCGCCGAGAAGCTCGGCTATCCCGTCGTGCTGCGGCCCGCCTATACGCTCGGCGGCACGGGCGGCGGGCTCGTCTACAACGTCGAGGAGCTGCGCACCGTGGCAGCGCGCGGGTTGGCGGCGAGCATCATCCACCAGGTGCTCGTCGAGGAATCGGTGCTGGGCTGGGAGGAGCTCGAGCTCGAGGTCGTGCGCGACACGAAGAACCAGATGATCACCGTCTGCTTCATCGAGAACATCGACGCGATGGGCGTGCACACAGGCGACAGCTTCTGCTGCGCACCGATGCTCACCGTGCCCGAGCCGCTCCAGCAGCGCATGCAGGCGCTGTCGTACAAGATCGTCGACGCCATCGGCGTCTCAGGCGGCACGAACATCCAGTTCGCCCACAACATCGAGGATGACCGCCTCGTCGTGATCGAGATCAACCCGCGCACATCGCGCTCGTCGGCGCTGGCGTCGAAGGCGACCGGATTCCCGATCGCGCGCATCTCGACGAAGCTTGCCGCGGGGCTGACGCTGGACGAGATCCCGTACTGGCGGAAGGGTACGCTCGAGCAGTACGAGCCGGGCGGCGACTACGTGGTCGTCAAGTTCGCGCGGTGGGCGTTCGAGAAGTTCCCGAAGGCCAAGGACGTGCTCGGCACGCAGATGAAGGCCGTCGGCGAGGTGATGAGTATCGGCGCCACGTTCAACGAAGCGTTCCAGAAGTCGATCCGGTCGCTCGAGATCGGCCGCTACGGCCTTGGCGTACCGCACAAGTACGGCCGGCTCACGGCGCCACAGCTCAGGGAGAAGCTCGCCGTGCCGTCGAGCAACCGCGTCTTCCTCATGTACGAAGCGCTGCGCCAGGGCGTGAGCGTCGAGGAGCTGTACCGGCTCACCTACATCGGGCGCTGGTTCATCGGACAGATGAAGGAGCTCGTCGAGTTCGAGGAAGGCCTGAAGCGCTACACGTGGGACGCGCTGCCGGACGCGCTGCTCGTCGAGGCCAAGGGGCTCGGCTTCGCCGACCGTTACCTGGCCGGGCTGTTCCGCGTGCCCGAGCGCACGGTGCGCGAGCGGCGGCTCGCGCTCGGCAAGCGGGCGCGGTTCAGAGCGGTGCCCGTGAGCGGCGTCGAAGCGCAAGGACCGAACGCGGAGTACTATTACTCGACCTACGCCGACGTCGAGGACACGGTGCCGGTCTCGGACAAGCGGAAGGTGCTCATCCTCGGCGGCGGTCCGAACCGCATCGGCCAGGGCATCGAGTTCGACTACACCTGCGTGCACGCGGCGTTCGCGCTGCGCGACGAGGGGTACGAGTCGATCATGGTCAACTGCAACCCTGAGACGGTGTCCACCGACTACGACACGAGCGACAAGCTGTACTTCGAGCCGCTCACCGTCGAGGACGTACTGGCCATCCACGACAAGGAGAAGCCGATCGGCACGATCGTGCAGTTCGGCGGCCAGACGCCGCTCAACATCGCCCAGGAGCTCAAGGACAACGGCGTGACCATTCTCGGCACCTCGCCCGAGAGCATCCGGCTCGCCGAGGACCGCGAGTACTTCCGCGAGCGGATGCTGGCGCTCGGCATCCCGCAGCCCGAGAGCGGCACGGCGAGGTCGCTCGACGAGGCGCTCGCCATTGCCTCACGGATCGGCTACCCGCTCATGGTGCGGCCGTCGTTCGTGCTCGGCGGCCGGGGGATGGAGATCGTCTACGACGAGGCGATGCTGCGCAAGTACACCCAGGAAGCGATCGAGATCACGCCCGAGTACCCAATGCTCATCGACCGGTTCCTCGAGCACGCGATCGAGACCGAGGTCGACGCGATCAGCGACGGCGAGGCAACGTTCGTCGCCGCCGTCATGGAGCACATCGAGCTGGCCGG is part of the Verrucomicrobiota bacterium genome and harbors:
- the carB gene encoding carbamoyl-phosphate synthase large subunit, with protein sequence MPRRDDLKKILIVGSGPIIIGQACEFDYSGTQACKALREEGYEIVLVNSNPATIMTDPGMADRTYIEPLTVESLARIIEKERPDALLPNLGGQTGLNLAASLYREGVLAKHGVEIIGVKEDAIERGEDRIAFKATMAKLGIPVPRSEPSLSVEEAEAIAEKLGYPVVLRPAYTLGGTGGGLVYNVEELRTVAARGLAASIIHQVLVEESVLGWEELELEVVRDTKNQMITVCFIENIDAMGVHTGDSFCCAPMLTVPEPLQQRMQALSYKIVDAIGVSGGTNIQFAHNIEDDRLVVIEINPRTSRSSALASKATGFPIARISTKLAAGLTLDEIPYWRKGTLEQYEPGGDYVVVKFARWAFEKFPKAKDVLGTQMKAVGEVMSIGATFNEAFQKSIRSLEIGRYGLGVPHKYGRLTAPQLREKLAVPSSNRVFLMYEALRQGVSVEELYRLTYIGRWFIGQMKELVEFEEGLKRYTWDALPDALLVEAKGLGFADRYLAGLFRVPERTVRERRLALGKRARFRAVPVSGVEAQGPNAEYYYSTYADVEDTVPVSDKRKVLILGGGPNRIGQGIEFDYTCVHAAFALRDEGYESIMVNCNPETVSTDYDTSDKLYFEPLTVEDVLAIHDKEKPIGTIVQFGGQTPLNIAQELKDNGVTILGTSPESIRLAEDREYFRERMLALGIPQPESGTARSLDEALAIASRIGYPLMVRPSFVLGGRGMEIVYDEAMLRKYTQEAIEITPEYPMLIDRFLEHAIETEVDAISDGEATFVAAVMEHIELAGIHSGDSACAIPTRTIDAEHLATIEQYTARIATELNVVGIMNIQYAICDGTVYILEANPRASRTVPLVSKVTGIPLARIATLLMLGRKIKDFPELRKRRLPYVGVKEAVFPFNMFPEVDPLLGPEMRATGEVMGIAETFGLAYYKAQEAAGGALPVEGTVLLTVANRDKEELAPVARRIHALGFRILATEGTHRFLEEQGIPSEPIKKLHEGRPNIADAIKNSEIGLIINTPAGRESKYDDSYIRMTAIQQKVPYVTTMAAAQASVEGIEAIRSGRVAPLSLQEYHELAQVGPARASR